One Nocardioides oleivorans DNA segment encodes these proteins:
- a CDS encoding winged helix-turn-helix domain-containing protein, protein MDQLTQLQARRIALAAQGFTDRAHADPSMRTFERTLERTGVLQVDSVNVLQRAHYMPLYSRMGPYDTDLLRRAAQPPGSRPRRVVEYWAHVQALMPVDLWPVMQHRMDHYRSERGKWGFTADAGLEPRVLDAVRDRGPVTARDLEDELSTGPRTREHWGWNWSEARKVLDYLYLVGDVAIAGRTSQFEVLYDLPERVLPAAVLAAPTPTPQEAVTELVRRAARSHGVGSGPDLADYYRLRLQPAPGRASAKVAIEELVEAGELVPVTVQGWKRQAYLHRDARLPRRVGARTLLSPFDPVVWERARAEALFDFFYRIEIYVPAEKRLHGYYVLPFLLGDRLVARVDLKADRARGVLLVPGAFVEAGAPPETAEELAAELWRLAGWLGLDDVVVGAHGDLVQALGQALGR, encoded by the coding sequence GTGGACCAGCTGACCCAGCTCCAGGCCCGCCGGATCGCGCTGGCCGCGCAGGGCTTCACCGACCGCGCCCACGCGGACCCGTCGATGAGGACGTTCGAGCGCACCCTCGAGCGCACCGGCGTTCTCCAGGTCGACTCGGTCAACGTGCTCCAGCGCGCCCACTACATGCCGCTCTACTCGCGGATGGGTCCCTACGACACCGACCTGCTGCGCCGTGCCGCGCAGCCACCGGGCAGCAGGCCGCGACGCGTGGTGGAGTACTGGGCGCACGTGCAGGCGCTGATGCCGGTCGACCTCTGGCCCGTCATGCAGCACCGGATGGACCACTACCGCTCCGAGCGCGGCAAGTGGGGGTTCACCGCCGACGCCGGCCTCGAGCCGCGCGTCCTCGACGCCGTCCGCGACCGCGGCCCCGTCACCGCGCGCGACCTGGAGGACGAGCTCAGCACCGGACCGCGCACCAGGGAGCACTGGGGCTGGAACTGGTCCGAGGCGCGCAAGGTCCTCGACTACCTCTACCTCGTCGGGGACGTCGCCATCGCCGGGCGCACGAGCCAGTTCGAGGTCCTCTACGACCTGCCCGAGCGGGTGCTGCCGGCCGCCGTGCTCGCGGCGCCGACGCCGACACCTCAGGAGGCGGTCACCGAGCTCGTACGCCGTGCCGCCCGCTCCCACGGCGTCGGGAGCGGGCCCGACCTCGCCGACTACTACCGGCTCCGCCTGCAGCCCGCCCCGGGGAGGGCGAGCGCCAAGGTGGCGATCGAGGAGCTGGTCGAGGCCGGCGAGCTGGTGCCGGTCACGGTGCAGGGGTGGAAGCGCCAGGCGTACCTGCACCGCGACGCCCGCCTGCCGCGCCGGGTCGGCGCACGCACCCTGCTCAGCCCGTTCGACCCGGTCGTGTGGGAGCGCGCCCGGGCCGAGGCGCTGTTCGACTTCTTCTACCGCATCGAGATCTACGTCCCGGCCGAGAAGCGCCTCCACGGCTACTACGTGCTGCCGTTCCTGCTCGGCGACCGGCTCGTCGCCCGGGTCGACCTCAAGGCCGACCGCGCCCGCGGCGTGCTGCTCGTGCCGGGCGCCTTCGTCGAGGCGGGAGCGCCCCCGGAGACCGCCGAGGAGCTCGCCGCCGAGCTGTGGCGACTGGCGGGCTGGCTCGGCCTGGACGACGTCGTCGTGGGCGCGCACGGCGATCTGGTGCAGGCATTGGGTCAGGCGTTGGGGCGGTAG
- a CDS encoding response regulator — MTEAAGTEPVRVLVVDDQELFRRGLIMLLGGDDDIEVVGEAADGVTATELAVKTAPDVILLDVRMPRRTGVEACRAIKEAVPSAKIIMLTVSDEEADLYESVKNGAAGYLLKDSSIEEVAQAVRVVNEGQSLISPSMAVKLIDEFKQMSKPEREQGPALRLTDRELEVLRLVAKGLNNREVAKELFISENTVKNHVRNILEKLQLHSRMEAVMYAMREKLLDLP, encoded by the coding sequence GTGACCGAGGCAGCTGGGACCGAACCCGTTCGTGTGCTCGTGGTCGACGACCAGGAGCTCTTCCGCCGAGGGCTGATCATGCTGCTCGGGGGAGACGACGACATCGAGGTCGTCGGCGAGGCCGCCGACGGGGTGACCGCCACCGAGCTCGCCGTGAAGACCGCGCCGGACGTGATCCTGCTCGACGTCCGCATGCCGCGCCGCACGGGTGTGGAGGCCTGCCGGGCCATCAAGGAGGCCGTGCCGAGCGCCAAGATCATCATGCTGACGGTCTCCGACGAGGAGGCCGACCTCTACGAGTCGGTCAAGAACGGCGCCGCCGGCTACCTGCTCAAGGACTCCTCGATCGAGGAGGTCGCGCAGGCCGTCCGCGTGGTCAACGAGGGCCAGTCGCTGATCAGCCCGTCGATGGCGGTCAAGCTCATCGACGAGTTCAAGCAGATGTCGAAGCCCGAGCGCGAGCAGGGTCCCGCGCTGCGGCTGACCGACCGGGAGCTCGAGGTGCTGCGGCTGGTGGCCAAGGGCCTCAACAACCGCGAGGTCGCCAAGGAGCTGTTCATCTCCGAGAACACGGTGAAGAACCACGTCCGCAACATCCTGGAGAAGCTGCAGCTCCACTCGCGCATGGAGGCCGTCATGTACGCCATGCGGGAGAAGCTGCTCGACCTGCCCTAG
- a CDS encoding LpqB family beta-propeller domain-containing protein has translation MRTTLVRAVVAAAAATLLAGCVQMPTSGPVVEPQVTSAAEDPPGISFDPRPPQAGESPTEIVDGFLEAMKATPIRTRVARQFLSGEAADAWAPEQQILTYGDLGDAAGEVSVQVPLSDINLYDVRGAWEGSRGSSELDLGLVQEDGEWRIDEVPDALIVPESWFDDWYQRVSLYYFDPTSEVLVAEPVFAPRGDQFASSLVRGLVSPLDDDAQDVVRTYFPPLSTSGLSVPVRSGIATVSMSGDPDAIDDDTAQRMLAQLVWTLRQDDDIQAVEFSIGGRVLSTGPGGSTQVNFDVGSAYDPNGLRSDTDLYALDDGLVVSGSLSGFEDTLGPLGMDGYDVRSIGVSVDGAHVAAVSADGTGLYLAPTEAPDGEVTEPVVGAVDLARPHWDHRDRIWALDRAGGRSRIILVVDGTATEVEVPGLTGKDVTRLLVSRDGSRIVAVLRGPKADRVVSARIRHDSAGAVIGFTPFGTLPLAVEGTGRIRDIGWRSPTAVSVLSDITDGSSQVRTTSVDGAPGEITTAGTTRTRDINTVLVASPVEGSDTYALAGRSVSNLTRPERPVPDLPRGLTSLTYVG, from the coding sequence ATGAGGACCACGCTGGTGCGCGCCGTCGTCGCGGCGGCGGCGGCCACCCTGCTCGCGGGCTGCGTGCAGATGCCCACCTCCGGCCCGGTCGTCGAGCCACAGGTCACCTCCGCCGCCGAGGACCCGCCCGGCATCTCCTTCGACCCGCGCCCGCCCCAGGCCGGCGAGTCCCCGACGGAGATCGTCGACGGCTTCCTCGAGGCGATGAAGGCCACCCCGATCCGGACGAGGGTCGCCCGGCAGTTCCTGTCCGGGGAGGCGGCCGACGCCTGGGCGCCGGAGCAGCAGATCCTGACCTACGGCGACCTCGGCGACGCGGCCGGCGAGGTGTCGGTCCAGGTGCCGCTGAGCGACATCAACCTGTACGACGTGCGCGGCGCCTGGGAGGGCAGCCGCGGCTCCAGCGAGCTCGACCTCGGCCTGGTCCAGGAGGACGGGGAGTGGCGCATCGACGAGGTGCCCGACGCCCTCATCGTGCCGGAGTCGTGGTTCGACGACTGGTACCAGCGCGTCTCGCTCTACTACTTCGACCCCACCTCCGAGGTGCTGGTCGCCGAGCCGGTCTTCGCCCCGCGCGGCGACCAGTTCGCCTCCTCGCTCGTCAGGGGCCTGGTCTCCCCGCTCGACGACGACGCGCAGGACGTGGTCCGCACCTACTTCCCGCCGCTCAGCACCAGCGGCCTGTCGGTGCCGGTGCGGTCGGGCATCGCGACGGTGTCGATGTCCGGCGACCCCGACGCGATCGACGACGACACCGCCCAGCGCATGCTGGCGCAGCTCGTCTGGACGCTGCGCCAGGACGACGACATCCAGGCGGTCGAGTTCAGCATCGGCGGTCGCGTCCTGTCGACCGGGCCCGGCGGGTCGACGCAGGTCAACTTCGACGTGGGCAGCGCCTACGACCCCAACGGCCTGCGCTCCGACACCGACCTCTACGCCCTCGACGACGGGCTCGTCGTCTCCGGCTCGCTGTCCGGCTTCGAGGACACCCTCGGACCGCTCGGCATGGACGGCTACGACGTGCGCTCGATCGGCGTCAGCGTCGACGGCGCCCACGTCGCCGCCGTGTCGGCCGACGGCACCGGGCTCTACCTCGCGCCGACCGAGGCGCCCGACGGCGAGGTCACCGAACCCGTCGTGGGCGCGGTCGACCTCGCCCGGCCGCACTGGGACCACCGCGACCGGATCTGGGCGCTCGACCGCGCGGGCGGTCGGTCACGCATCATCCTCGTGGTCGACGGGACGGCCACCGAGGTCGAGGTGCCCGGCCTCACCGGCAAGGACGTCACCCGCCTGCTCGTGTCCCGCGACGGCAGCCGGATCGTCGCGGTGCTGCGCGGGCCGAAGGCCGACCGGGTCGTGTCCGCGCGGATCCGGCACGACTCCGCTGGTGCCGTCATCGGGTTCACCCCCTTCGGCACGCTCCCGCTCGCCGTCGAGGGGACGGGCCGCATCCGGGACATCGGCTGGCGCTCGCCGACGGCCGTGTCGGTGCTGAGCGACATCACCGACGGCTCCTCCCAGGTCCGCACGACCTCGGTCGACGGGGCGCCCGGCGAGATCACGACTGCCGGCACCACCAGGACCCGCGACATCAACACGGTGCTCGTCGCCAGCCCGGTCGAGGGGTCCGACACCTACGCGCTCGCCGGTCGCTCCGTGTCGAACCTGACCCGTCCCGAGCGCCCGGTGCCAGACCTGCCGCGCGGCCTGACCTCGCTCACCTACGTCGGCTGA
- the mtrB gene encoding MtrAB system histidine kinase MtrB, translating into MTTSLGSLGPAGGSPARPPGALRRLVDRLPAVVRHGPGFWRRSVQARVVLSTLVLSALVVGVVGWFLIQQTRDGLLDHRVDAVVQEAEAETEAAKATLTAQLGVDTNESAQQESLLQPLRARGATRGFAVVLSSPISEGLRLADGGAKFTEGLDLSSVPETLEARFDSVSPTAWTYTDIKTARDIPGLPEGPGIVVGSQVRLPADDNVYTLYYLYPLAEQQETLALVSRAMLVAGVPLLLLVALLTWLVTRQVVTPIRMARRVAERLAAGQLQERLRVRGEDDLARLATSFNQMASNLQKQIRQLEELSRLQRRFVSDVSHELRTPITTVRMASDVIHDAKPHLDPVTGRAAELLQKELDRFETLLADLLEISRFDAGAAVLEAEDVDLVDVARRVVDMTSALAAQRDIRVVLHDPGTRCYAEADVRRVERIVRNLVTNAIDHAESRDVEVFVGTDLQSSAIAVRDHGIGLGPGESAMVFNRFWRADPARARTSGGTGLGLSISLEDTHLHGGWLQAWGRPGEGAQFRLTLPRHLGVQLRHSPLPLVPDDARETA; encoded by the coding sequence ATGACGACCTCACTGGGCTCGCTCGGACCGGCCGGCGGGTCCCCGGCCCGCCCGCCGGGTGCGCTCCGGCGGCTGGTCGACCGGCTGCCGGCGGTCGTGCGCCACGGACCGGGCTTCTGGCGGCGCTCGGTGCAGGCGCGGGTGGTGCTGAGCACGCTCGTCCTGTCGGCACTCGTCGTCGGCGTCGTCGGCTGGTTCCTCATCCAGCAGACCCGCGACGGGCTGCTCGACCACCGCGTCGATGCGGTCGTGCAGGAGGCCGAGGCCGAGACCGAGGCGGCCAAGGCCACCCTCACCGCCCAGCTCGGCGTCGACACGAACGAGTCGGCCCAGCAGGAGTCGCTCCTGCAGCCGCTGCGCGCCCGCGGTGCGACGCGCGGCTTCGCCGTCGTGCTGTCCTCGCCGATCAGCGAGGGGCTGCGGCTGGCCGACGGTGGGGCCAAGTTCACCGAGGGCCTCGACCTGTCCAGCGTCCCCGAGACGCTCGAGGCGCGCTTCGACTCCGTCTCGCCGACCGCCTGGACCTACACCGACATCAAGACCGCCCGCGACATCCCGGGCCTGCCGGAGGGCCCGGGGATCGTCGTCGGCAGCCAGGTGCGGCTGCCGGCCGACGACAACGTCTACACGCTCTACTACCTCTACCCGCTCGCCGAGCAGCAGGAGACCCTCGCCCTCGTCTCGCGCGCGATGCTGGTCGCCGGCGTACCGCTGCTGCTGCTCGTCGCGTTGCTGACCTGGCTGGTGACCCGGCAGGTGGTGACGCCGATCCGGATGGCACGTCGCGTCGCGGAGCGCCTCGCGGCCGGTCAGCTGCAGGAGCGGCTGCGGGTGCGCGGCGAGGACGACCTGGCCCGCCTGGCGACGTCGTTCAACCAGATGGCCTCGAACCTCCAGAAGCAGATCCGCCAGCTCGAGGAGCTCAGCCGCCTCCAGCGCCGCTTCGTCTCCGACGTCTCCCACGAGCTCCGCACGCCGATCACGACCGTGCGGATGGCCAGCGACGTCATCCACGACGCCAAGCCCCACCTCGACCCGGTCACCGGCCGCGCCGCCGAGCTCCTCCAGAAGGAGCTCGACCGCTTCGAGACCCTGCTCGCCGACCTGCTCGAGATCAGCCGCTTCGACGCGGGCGCCGCGGTGCTCGAGGCCGAGGACGTCGACCTCGTCGACGTCGCCCGCCGCGTCGTCGACATGACCTCGGCCCTCGCCGCGCAGCGCGACATCCGCGTGGTGCTGCACGACCCCGGCACGCGCTGCTACGCCGAGGCCGACGTGCGCCGCGTCGAGCGGATCGTGCGCAACCTGGTCACCAACGCGATCGACCACGCCGAGTCGCGCGACGTCGAGGTCTTCGTCGGCACCGACCTCCAGTCGTCCGCGATCGCGGTGCGCGACCACGGCATCGGGCTGGGCCCGGGGGAGTCGGCGATGGTGTTCAACCGGTTCTGGCGCGCCGACCCCGCGCGCGCCCGCACCAGCGGGGGCACCGGCCTGGGGCTGTCCATCTCGCTCGAGGACACCCACCTCCACGGGGGCTGGCTCCAGGCCTGGGGACGTCCCGGCGAGGGAGCGCAGTTCCGGCTCACGCTGCCCCGCCACCTCGGCGTACAGCTGCGCCACTCGCCGCTCCCGCTGGTGCCCGACGACGCCCGGGAGACCGCATGA
- a CDS encoding ComF family protein produces MLDEALDLFLGSRCVGCERPGRMLCAACRGLMSHRAAVAWPSPVPDGLVVPWATESYDGAVRALVVGHKDRGQWSHRRVLGALLAEAVRAATAYDDDDPDPRSTPLLLVPVPSRPGAGRQRGYDATEALVRAAARSLRGERRTAVAPLVVSRGAADQAGLDAGGRAANVRHSMHCPSGALARAARRWPRAHVVVCDDVVTTGASAREAQRALEAVGLRPVAIAAVAATRRRHGDAAAGPARGVA; encoded by the coding sequence GTGCTCGACGAGGCCCTCGACCTGTTCCTCGGCAGCCGGTGCGTCGGCTGCGAGCGGCCGGGCCGGATGCTGTGCGCAGCGTGTCGTGGGCTGATGTCGCACCGCGCCGCGGTCGCGTGGCCCTCGCCGGTCCCCGACGGCCTCGTCGTGCCGTGGGCGACGGAGTCGTACGACGGTGCCGTGCGCGCGCTGGTCGTCGGCCACAAGGACCGCGGCCAGTGGAGCCACCGCCGCGTGCTCGGCGCGCTGCTGGCCGAGGCGGTCCGCGCCGCGACGGCGTACGACGACGACGACCCGGACCCGCGGTCGACACCTCTCCTCCTCGTGCCCGTGCCGTCCCGCCCGGGGGCCGGGCGCCAGCGCGGCTACGACGCGACCGAGGCCCTCGTGCGGGCTGCGGCGCGCTCGCTGCGTGGGGAGAGACGGACGGCCGTCGCGCCGCTCGTGGTGTCGCGCGGCGCGGCCGACCAGGCCGGTCTCGACGCGGGTGGCCGGGCCGCCAACGTGCGCCACTCGATGCACTGCCCGTCGGGCGCGCTGGCCCGCGCGGCCCGCCGGTGGCCACGGGCGCACGTGGTCGTCTGCGACGACGTGGTGACCACCGGGGCGAGCGCACGGGAGGCCCAGCGGGCGCTCGAGGCCGTCGGGCTGCGGCCGGTCGCGATCGCGGCCGTGGCCGCAACCCGGCGTCGCCACGGGGACGCGGCGGCCGGGCCTGCCCGAGGCGTGGCCTGA
- the hpf gene encoding ribosome hibernation-promoting factor, HPF/YfiA family has protein sequence MEVVVTGRHCEVSDRFREHVSEKLTRLEKHDHRIMRVQVEVELEKNPRQHDRATKVELTAFSKGPVIRAEAAAEDKMGALDLALDKMQSQMRRAADRRRVHKGRNQHTGVGEALAGLPEVEDAVEEDGVTERQVGPITVTGDGPLVVREKSHQAAPMTLDQALYEMELVGHDFYLFVDKEHERPAVVYRRRGYDYGVISLDVGD, from the coding sequence ATGGAGGTTGTGGTCACGGGACGGCACTGCGAGGTGTCGGATCGATTCCGCGAACACGTCTCGGAGAAGCTCACCCGTCTGGAGAAGCACGACCACCGCATCATGCGGGTCCAGGTGGAGGTGGAGCTCGAGAAGAACCCTCGCCAGCACGATCGCGCGACGAAGGTCGAGCTCACGGCGTTCTCCAAGGGTCCGGTGATCCGGGCCGAGGCGGCAGCCGAGGACAAGATGGGCGCGCTGGACCTCGCCCTCGACAAGATGCAGTCGCAGATGCGCCGGGCGGCCGACCGCCGCCGGGTGCACAAGGGGCGCAACCAGCACACCGGGGTCGGGGAGGCGCTCGCCGGCCTGCCCGAGGTGGAGGACGCGGTCGAGGAGGACGGCGTCACCGAGCGCCAGGTCGGTCCGATCACCGTGACCGGTGACGGTCCCCTGGTGGTGCGCGAGAAGTCGCACCAGGCAGCACCGATGACCCTCGACCAGGCCCTCTACGAGATGGAGCTCGTCGGCCACGACTTCTACCTGTTCGTCGACAAGGAGCACGAGCGTCCGGCGGTCGTCTACCGACGCCGCGGCTACGACTACGGAGTGATCTCGCTCGACGTGGGAGACTGA
- the secA gene encoding preprotein translocase subunit SecA, whose amino-acid sequence MPAIIDKLLRIGEGKILRELDAISKAVNAIEDDFVKMSDDELRAMTDEFRERLAAGETLDDIMPEAFATVREASKRVLGMRPFDVQVMGGASLHLGNIAEMKTGEGKTLVAVLPAYLNALEGKGVHVVTVNDYLAKFQSEQMGRVHHFLGLTTGVILPSMRPAERREAYACDITYGTNNELGFDYLRDNMADSVEECVQRGHNFAIVDEVDSILIDEARTPLIISGPTQDEVKWYAEFAKLTKKLVKDTDYEVDEKKRTISVLEPGITKVEDHLGIDNLYDSVNTPLISFLNNSIKAKELFRNDKEYVVMDGEVLIVDEHTGRILAGRRYNDGLHQAIEAKENVTVREEYQTLATITLQNYFRLYDKLSGMTGTAMTEASEFDKIYKLGVTPIPTNRPMQRVDNVDLVYRTEEAKYEAVADDIAERHEKGQPVLIGTVSVEKSEYLANLLKKRGIPHTVLNAKQHADEAKVVALAGHKGSVTVATNMAGRGTDIMLGGSVDFLADQELRKQGLDPVEEPEAYDEAWPAMVERIKAQVASEHDEVRELGGLYVVGTERHESRRIDNQLRGRSGRQGDPGESRFYLSLEDEMMRLFKSEWVDRILTVLKVPDDVPIDAKRVSNAIAGAQANIESQNFESRKNVLKYDDVMSRQREVIYAERRRVLEGADLGEQIRGFIDDVITGYVTGATEGYAEDWDLDGLFTGLGQLYPVGLTKDGVLKAAGGVDGLTREALIEDLQKDIQAAYDRREDEMGDEVQRELERRVVLSVLDRKWREHLYEMDYLREGIYLRAYSQRDPLVEYQREGFDMFAAMMDGIKEESVGFLFNLQVEVDEEEQAPAPTISVATPQIDFAQAAAHAPGATNGANGADGSAEQQPHTPTIRAKGLDKPKRPQNLSYSAPSEDGDAEVTAAAAGEDDEFAGVGRNSLCPCGSGQKFKRCHGAPGGATGRATMGG is encoded by the coding sequence GTGCCTGCCATCATCGACAAGCTGCTCCGCATCGGCGAGGGCAAGATCCTGCGTGAGCTCGACGCCATCTCCAAGGCCGTGAACGCCATCGAGGACGACTTCGTCAAGATGAGCGACGACGAGCTCCGCGCGATGACCGACGAGTTCCGCGAGCGGCTCGCCGCGGGGGAGACCCTCGACGACATCATGCCGGAGGCCTTCGCCACCGTCCGCGAGGCGAGCAAGCGCGTGCTCGGCATGCGCCCCTTCGACGTCCAGGTCATGGGCGGCGCCTCGCTCCACCTCGGCAACATCGCCGAGATGAAGACCGGTGAGGGCAAGACCCTCGTCGCGGTGCTGCCGGCCTACCTCAACGCCCTCGAGGGCAAGGGCGTGCACGTCGTCACCGTCAACGACTACCTCGCGAAGTTCCAGTCCGAGCAGATGGGCCGCGTGCACCACTTCCTCGGCCTCACCACCGGCGTGATCCTGCCGTCGATGCGCCCGGCCGAGCGCCGCGAGGCCTACGCCTGCGACATCACCTACGGCACCAACAACGAGCTCGGCTTCGACTACCTCCGCGACAACATGGCCGACTCCGTCGAGGAGTGCGTGCAGCGCGGCCACAACTTCGCCATCGTCGACGAGGTCGACTCGATCCTCATCGACGAGGCCCGGACCCCGCTGATCATCAGCGGTCCGACGCAGGACGAGGTCAAGTGGTACGCCGAGTTCGCGAAGCTGACCAAGAAGCTCGTGAAGGACACCGACTACGAGGTCGACGAGAAGAAGCGCACCATCTCGGTGCTCGAGCCCGGCATCACCAAGGTCGAGGACCACCTCGGGATCGACAACCTCTACGACTCGGTCAACACCCCGCTCATCTCGTTCCTGAACAACTCCATCAAGGCCAAGGAGCTGTTCCGCAACGACAAGGAGTACGTCGTCATGGACGGCGAGGTGCTCATCGTCGACGAGCACACCGGCCGCATCCTCGCCGGGCGCCGCTACAACGACGGCCTGCACCAGGCCATCGAGGCCAAGGAGAACGTGACGGTCCGCGAGGAGTACCAGACCCTCGCCACGATCACGCTGCAGAACTACTTCCGCCTCTACGACAAGCTCTCCGGCATGACCGGTACGGCCATGACCGAGGCCTCGGAGTTCGACAAGATCTACAAGCTCGGCGTGACGCCGATCCCGACGAACCGCCCGATGCAGCGCGTCGACAACGTCGACCTCGTCTACCGCACCGAGGAGGCGAAGTACGAGGCCGTCGCCGACGACATCGCCGAGCGTCACGAGAAGGGCCAGCCGGTCCTGATCGGCACCGTGTCGGTCGAGAAGTCCGAGTACCTCGCCAACCTGCTCAAGAAGCGCGGCATCCCGCACACGGTCCTCAACGCCAAGCAGCACGCCGACGAGGCCAAGGTCGTCGCGCTGGCCGGCCACAAGGGCTCGGTCACCGTCGCCACCAACATGGCCGGTCGAGGCACCGACATCATGCTCGGCGGCTCGGTCGACTTCCTCGCCGACCAGGAGCTGCGCAAGCAGGGCCTCGACCCCGTCGAGGAGCCCGAGGCCTATGACGAGGCGTGGCCCGCGATGGTCGAGCGGATCAAGGCCCAGGTCGCCAGCGAGCACGACGAGGTGCGCGAGCTCGGCGGTCTCTACGTCGTCGGCACCGAGCGCCACGAGTCGCGCCGCATCGACAACCAGCTGCGCGGTCGCTCCGGGCGCCAGGGAGACCCGGGCGAGTCCCGGTTCTACCTCTCGCTCGAGGACGAGATGATGCGGCTGTTCAAGTCCGAGTGGGTCGACCGGATCCTGACGGTCCTCAAGGTCCCCGACGACGTGCCGATCGACGCCAAGCGCGTCAGCAACGCCATCGCCGGCGCCCAGGCCAACATCGAGTCGCAGAACTTCGAGTCCCGCAAGAACGTCCTCAAGTACGACGACGTGATGAGCCGCCAGCGCGAGGTCATCTACGCCGAGCGCCGTCGCGTGCTCGAGGGTGCCGACCTCGGCGAGCAGATCCGCGGCTTCATCGACGACGTGATCACCGGCTACGTCACCGGCGCGACCGAGGGCTACGCGGAGGACTGGGACCTCGACGGCCTCTTCACCGGCCTCGGCCAGCTCTACCCGGTCGGCCTGACCAAGGACGGCGTCCTCAAGGCCGCCGGCGGGGTCGACGGCCTCACCCGCGAGGCCCTCATCGAGGACCTCCAGAAGGACATCCAGGCCGCCTACGACCGCCGCGAGGACGAGATGGGCGACGAGGTCCAGCGCGAGCTCGAGCGCCGCGTGGTCCTGTCGGTCCTCGACCGCAAGTGGCGCGAGCACCTCTACGAGATGGACTACCTCCGCGAGGGCATCTACCTGCGCGCCTACTCCCAGCGCGACCCGCTCGTGGAGTACCAGCGCGAGGGCTTCGACATGTTCGCCGCCATGATGGACGGCATCAAGGAGGAGTCGGTCGGCTTCCTGTTCAACCTCCAGGTGGAGGTGGACGAGGAGGAGCAGGCTCCCGCGCCGACCATCTCGGTGGCCACGCCGCAGATCGACTTCGCCCAGGCAGCCGCGCACGCACCGGGCGCCACCAACGGCGCGAATGGTGCCGACGGTTCGGCCGAGCAGCAGCCGCACACGCCGACGATCCGTGCCAAGGGCCTCGACAAGCCCAAGCGCCCGCAGAACCTCTCCTACAGTGCGCCGTCCGAGGACGGCGACGCCGAGGTGACGGCGGCGGCGGCCGGCGAGGACGACGAGTTCGCCGGAGTCGGTCGCAACTCGCTGTGCCCCTGCGGCTCGGGCCAGAAGTTCAAGCGCTGCCACGGCGCCCCCGGCGGGGCCACCGGCCGCGCCACCATGGGCGGCTGA
- the mtrA gene encoding MtrAB system response regulator MtrA, whose amino-acid sequence MTELPEPARGSVLVVDDDASLAEMLSIVLRQEGFDSRIVGRGDIALDAFRDYKPDLVLLDLMLPGKDGIDVCKEIRAESGVPIVMLTAKGDTVDVVVGLESGADDYIVKPFKPKELIARVRARVRRNDVTPDEGLVIGDISIDVAGHSVTRSGTPINLTPLEFDLLVCLARKPWQVFTREVLLEQVWGYRHSADTRLVNVHVQRLRSKVEHDPENPEVVLTVRGVGYKAGKS is encoded by the coding sequence ATGACCGAACTCCCGGAGCCCGCGCGCGGCAGCGTGCTCGTCGTCGACGACGACGCCTCGCTGGCCGAGATGCTCTCCATCGTCCTGCGCCAGGAGGGGTTCGACAGCCGGATCGTGGGTCGAGGTGACATCGCCCTCGACGCGTTCCGGGACTACAAGCCCGACCTCGTGCTGCTCGACCTGATGCTGCCCGGCAAGGACGGCATCGACGTCTGCAAGGAGATCCGCGCCGAGTCCGGCGTGCCGATCGTGATGCTGACGGCGAAGGGCGACACCGTCGACGTCGTCGTCGGCCTCGAGTCCGGGGCCGACGACTACATCGTCAAGCCGTTCAAGCCCAAGGAGCTCATCGCCCGCGTCCGCGCGCGCGTGCGCCGCAACGACGTCACGCCCGACGAGGGCCTCGTCATCGGCGACATCAGCATCGACGTCGCCGGCCACTCGGTCACCCGCAGCGGTACGCCGATCAACCTGACGCCGCTCGAGTTCGACCTGCTGGTCTGCCTGGCCCGCAAGCCGTGGCAGGTCTTCACCCGCGAGGTGCTGCTCGAGCAGGTCTGGGGCTACCGCCACAGCGCGGACACCCGGCTGGTCAACGTGCACGTCCAGCGGCTGCGCTCCAAGGTCGAGCACGACCCGGAGAACCCCGAGGTCGTGCTGACCGTGCGTGGGGTGGGCTACAAGGCCGGCAAGTCCTAG